Below is a genomic region from Funiculus sociatus GB2-C1.
ACCACATTCGGATTACTTTGAGAAGCCTCCATCAACGCCGTAGGATTTGCCTTAGTGCGAATCACCTTAGCATCGTGACGACGAGCAATCTGTTCCACCGCACTGCTACTATGCACTGGTACTACCACAGTAGCTCTAGGATTAGCCGTCAGAGTCATACTTACCATCAGACTCGTTAACAACTCCCCGCGAATTGGAGTCCCAGCTTCATCCACTAAGATCAACATCTCTCCGTTGGCTGACACCTGCACGCCAAAATTTGCCTTCAGCGCCTCCACCACATGACCCAGCTGATTCAGCAACGCTTCTCTTTCAGCTGCTGAGAGTCCTTGTTGATTCAAACTAGCATTCAGCACCACAGCATCGCAGCCAAACTTCGCCAACAATTGGGGCAAAACGGCACCACTGACAGCGTAAACATAATCTATCACCACCTTCGAGCCAGAATGATGAATCGCCTTAATATTCAGATGTTTCTCAAAGGAAGTGCTGTAAATATCAATCACCTGACTGGGGTAATTGACATTGCCAATTTCAGGAATTTGTACCCGTCGCAAATCTTCCTTAAAATAAGCCCCCTCAATCTTCTTCTCTATAGATTTGGAGATATTGATGCCTTTGCGATCAAAAAATTCAATCAAAATGTGATCAGATCGGTCTGGATGCACCCTTACATGGATACCACCAGAAACTGCGAGAGTAGGAACAACTGCTCTAGCCACAGGAATTGCTGTAGCTTCCAAATTCTGGACATTGACACCTACAGACATTAAACCAGCAATCAAGGCTCGGCTGACCATGCGGGAAATACTCCGCTGATCGCGAGAAATAGTAACCTGAGAACCAGGTTTCAAAGTAGAACCGTAAGCTGCACCCAACTTGACGGCAAATTCTGGAGTAATGTCGATATTTGCCAAACCACTCACACCACGCTGTCCAAACAAATTGCGGTGTGCAGTCTGACCCCAAATTAAGTTAATATTCAACGTCGCCCCTGATTCAATTTGCTTGCTAGGCCAGACGCGAACTTGCGGAGAAATTTGTGATTCTTCCCCTACAGTGGACAGGGAACCGACGACAGCACCTTCCAAAACTTGCGATCGCCTGTCCACTCTCGTCCCCCGACCAATCACGCAAGCCCTTAAAGAAGCTTCCTCACCAATAATCGCCCCATTCCAGATAATCGGACGCTTTAAGTTGGCATCAGCCCCAATTGTCACATTGTCGCCAATTGCAGTTCCTGGCTCAATGTGTACTCGCGGCCCAATCCGGCAATTACTGCCAATCAGCGCTGGCGCTTCAATTTTAGCCGTCGAGTCAATATGGGTATTTTGCCCAATCCACAATCCGGGAGACTGCTCAGAATAAGCAAAGTCTAGTTTAACTTTTTGCTGTAACCCGTCATACTGCGCTTCGCGATAAGCATCTAAGTGACCGACATCGCACCAATAACCCGAAGCAATGTAGCCGTACATCGGCTCATTTTTTTCTAGTAGCAAGGGGAACAGGTCTTTAGAGAAGTCAGTTTCCTGATTTGCTGGCAAGTATTGTAAAACTTCTGGTTCAAGAATGTAGGTTCCGGTGTTGACCGTATCCGAAAAAATTTCG
It encodes:
- a CDS encoding mannose-1-phosphate guanyltransferase → MRAVLMAGGSGTRLRPLTCDLPKPMVPILNRPIAEHIINLLKRHQITEVIATLHYLPDVMRDYFQDGGDFGVQMTYAVEEDQPLGTAGCVKNIAELLDETFLVISGDSITDFDLTEAIKFHKQKKSKATLVLTRVPNPIEFGVVITDENHRIRRFLEKPSTSEIFSDTVNTGTYILEPEVLQYLPANQETDFSKDLFPLLLEKNEPMYGYIASGYWCDVGHLDAYREAQYDGLQQKVKLDFAYSEQSPGLWIGQNTHIDSTAKIEAPALIGSNCRIGPRVHIEPGTAIGDNVTIGADANLKRPIIWNGAIIGEEASLRACVIGRGTRVDRRSQVLEGAVVGSLSTVGEESQISPQVRVWPSKQIESGATLNINLIWGQTAHRNLFGQRGVSGLANIDITPEFAVKLGAAYGSTLKPGSQVTISRDQRSISRMVSRALIAGLMSVGVNVQNLEATAIPVARAVVPTLAVSGGIHVRVHPDRSDHILIEFFDRKGINISKSIEKKIEGAYFKEDLRRVQIPEIGNVNYPSQVIDIYSTSFEKHLNIKAIHHSGSKVVIDYVYAVSGAVLPQLLAKFGCDAVVLNASLNQQGLSAAEREALLNQLGHVVEALKANFGVQVSANGEMLILVDEAGTPIRGELLTSLMVSMTLTANPRATVVVPVHSSSAVEQIARRHDAKVIRTKANPTALMEASQSNPNVVMGGSGEMGFIFPQLHPGFDAMFCIAKMMEMLTVSERSLAQIRADLPRVYHKSYTVRCPWTAKGALMRHLVETHPAEHLELVDGVKICNYHDDSWVLILPDAGEPLVHIFANSNDRDWVDETLREYRTRVQSFVEQEEGVEEFKVAMV